One genomic region from Microcystis panniformis FACHB-1757 encodes:
- a CDS encoding NAD(P)/FAD-dependent oxidoreductase: MVATNTNEYDVVIMGAGFAGVCQARHLLLNVPNIKIALIDPRPEERTNKDLKIGESMVEIATLFVCKELGLYEYMIENHPPKFGLNFHWPKKKDKTTTTDDYYHIWNNRQPPLASFQMNRAKFERDLLKMNKAMGATFYQGRVVDVDLTSKDELKTVIAKVENEQITLKAKHVIDAAGRKFIIGQKTDNLLFGADNLFGLDTGSVWVRVNNIDRTIFHDGYDPYGTTCSHYYATNHWFGHGHWLWMIPTEKDSQEISIGIAQHRSVIANDQINTQEKFYAFLKANHNLLYRLVTSGENVDFHYLPRVSHTSKTMFSQDNWYVVGDAACIFDPFYSLGTSMIAFAIESITEIIRSQLAGEADTEEKRAAYNDFNLTYTRLNNHLIEHHDKQLGHASIMSWRIYAEYMWWFGIQIPLYVGKWHLDTGFISRYVPKVQADIKGYWHHLYEQFNQLVEQNKNIGFMDAHRTDQLIWGYHTLKHFDDFIENTKFEPRRCNVFAGIKATSFYTAVWYAKFLWKGFGFSAFLNPKNLSYLFGHLNGAVQSAITEMVYKYLTRKLSDNSQIEQTRQEFTNYRYRPQLNPWVKKEVKRSPEKIPIIV, translated from the coding sequence ATGGTTGCTACTAACACTAATGAGTATGATGTTGTGATTATGGGAGCAGGTTTCGCCGGGGTCTGTCAAGCAAGACACTTACTTCTAAATGTTCCCAACATTAAAATTGCACTGATCGATCCTCGTCCAGAAGAAAGAACTAATAAAGACCTCAAAATTGGCGAATCAATGGTGGAAATTGCCACCTTATTTGTCTGCAAAGAATTGGGGTTATATGAGTATATGATCGAAAATCATCCTCCCAAATTTGGACTAAACTTCCATTGGCCGAAAAAGAAGGACAAAACGACTACCACTGATGATTATTATCATATTTGGAATAATCGTCAACCGCCTTTGGCTTCCTTTCAAATGAACCGGGCAAAATTTGAACGGGATCTCCTAAAAATGAATAAAGCGATGGGAGCAACTTTTTATCAAGGTCGAGTTGTAGATGTTGATTTAACCTCAAAAGATGAACTCAAAACCGTTATCGCTAAAGTCGAAAATGAACAGATAACTCTCAAAGCAAAGCACGTTATTGATGCCGCAGGACGGAAGTTTATTATTGGTCAAAAAACCGATAATCTCCTATTTGGAGCAGATAATCTTTTTGGACTTGATACCGGTTCTGTTTGGGTTAGAGTTAACAATATTGATCGCACCATTTTTCACGATGGTTATGATCCTTATGGTACAACTTGTAGCCATTACTATGCAACCAATCATTGGTTTGGTCATGGTCATTGGTTATGGATGATTCCCACAGAAAAAGACTCCCAAGAAATCTCTATTGGAATTGCTCAACATCGCAGTGTTATCGCCAACGACCAAATTAATACTCAAGAGAAGTTTTATGCTTTCCTAAAAGCCAATCACAATCTACTTTATCGCTTAGTCACCTCTGGCGAAAATGTCGATTTTCATTATCTTCCTAGAGTTTCCCATACTAGCAAAACGATGTTTTCTCAAGATAATTGGTATGTAGTTGGAGATGCTGCTTGTATTTTTGATCCCTTTTACTCTTTGGGAACAAGTATGATTGCTTTTGCGATTGAAAGTATCACGGAAATTATTCGTTCTCAACTTGCAGGAGAAGCGGATACAGAAGAAAAACGGGCTGCTTACAATGACTTTAACCTTACCTATACTCGATTGAATAATCATCTCATTGAACACCATGATAAACAATTAGGTCATGCTAGTATCATGAGTTGGCGTATTTATGCCGAATATATGTGGTGGTTTGGGATTCAAATTCCCCTTTATGTCGGCAAATGGCATTTAGATACTGGCTTTATTTCCCGTTATGTGCCAAAAGTTCAAGCGGATATAAAAGGATATTGGCATCATCTCTATGAACAATTTAACCAATTAGTTGAGCAGAATAAAAATATTGGTTTTATGGATGCTCATCGTACTGATCAATTAATCTGGGGTTATCATACCCTCAAACACTTCGATGACTTTATCGAAAACACTAAATTTGAACCAAGACGGTGCAATGTTTTCGCTGGAATTAAAGCGACCAGTTTTTATACAGCAGTTTGGTATGCAAAGTTCCTCTGGAAAGGATTTGGTTTTTCAGCTTTTCTCAATCCAAAAAATCTGTCCTATCTGTTTGGACATCTTAATGGCGCAGTTCAATCTGCCATTACGGAAATGGTCTATAAATATTTGACTCGTAAGCTTTCTGATAATAGCCAAATTGAACAAACTCGCCAAGAATTTACCAACTATCGTTATCGTCCTCAACTAAATCCTTGGGTAAAAAAAGAAGTAAAAAGATCGCCCGAAAAAATACCTATTATTGTCTAA